A stretch of Suncus etruscus isolate mSunEtr1 chromosome 9, mSunEtr1.pri.cur, whole genome shotgun sequence DNA encodes these proteins:
- the LOC126017887 gene encoding olfactory receptor 4C15-like, producing MQNQSVVTEFILLGLSQNPHVQKVEFVIFLSIYIGTLGGNGLIVVTIFSSPALLCSPMYFFLAFLSFLDVCLSSVIVPKMSIDCLYEKKTISLGGCLTQIFAGHFFAGAEVIVLTAMAFDRYVAICKPLHYSSIMNPKLCGILIGVAWIGGFLHSTIQIAFASQLPFCGPNIIDHFLCDLYPLLKLACTDTYAFGLMVVANSGFFCILIFSMLLVSYGVILFSLRNYSTEGQRKALSTCGSHITVVLLFFVPCIFEYVRPPTSFPFDKMVSVFYTVLPTFFNPLIYTFRNKDVKNAMRKLWNKLFIISDKK from the coding sequence ATGCAAAACCAAAGTGTTGTAACTGAGTTTATACTCTTGGGACTTTCACAGAATCCACATGTCCAAAAAGTAGAATTTGTTATATTTCTATCCATTTATATTGGTACTCTTGGTGGCAATGGTCTGATAGTGGTGACCATCTTCAGCAGTCCAGCTCTCCTGTGCTCCCCAATGTACTTCTTCCTGGCTTTCCTGTCCTTCCTGGATGTGTGCCTCTCTTCTGTCATTGTCCCAAAAATGTCTATTGACTGTCTTTACGAAAAGAAAACCATATCTCTTGGAGGCTGTTTGACCCAGATCTTTGCTGGACACTTCTTTGCTGGAGCAGAGGTAATTGTCCTTACAGCTATGGCATTTGACAGGTATGTGGCCATCTGCAAGCCTTTGCACTATTCTTCTATCATGAACCCAAAGCTCTGTGGCATTCTGATTGGAGTAGCTTGGATAGGGGGCTTCCTACATTCAACTATACAAATTGCATTTGCCTCCCAGCTGCCTTTCTGTGGCCCCAATATCATCGACCATTTCTTGTGTGACTTGTATCCATTACTGAAACTTGCCTGCACTGATACTTATGCCTTTGGCCTTATGGTAGTGGCCAACAGTGGATTCTTCTGTATCCTCATCTTCTCCATGTTACTTGTGTCCTATGGCGTCATTTTGTTCTCTCTAAGAAACTACAGTACTGAAGGGCAGAGGAAAGCACTCTCTACCTGTGGATCCCACATTActgttgtgcttttattttttgtgcccTGTATATTTGAATATGTACGGCCTCCAACTTCTTTCCCGTTTGATAAAATGGTCTCAGTATTTTACACTGTCCTCCCAACTTTCTTCAATCCTTTGATTTACACTTTTAGGAATAAAGATGTGAAAAATGCCATGAGGAAACTGTGGAATAAGTTATTCATCATCtctgataaaaaataa
- the LOC126017719 gene encoding olfactory receptor 4C15-like, producing the protein MKNQSFVTEFVLLGLSQNPDIQIILFIIFMLIYITTVSGNLLIVVTILSSPTLLGSPMYFFLAFLSILDVCILSVIAPTMIGACLTEKKTISFVGCLTQLYVGHLFGGVELIILTAMAYDRYVAICKPLHYSSIMNSRLCGILVGVAWTGGFLHSTVQIAFTSQLPFCGPNIIDHFVCDLYPLLKLACTNTYIFGFFVVANSGFMCILIFSLLLVSYIVILHSLKNHSSEGQRKALSTCGSHFAVVVLFFVPCIFEYARPPTAFSFDKMVAVFYTVFPPFFNPLIYTFRNKEVKSAIWKLWNRLMVILDYKKLIK; encoded by the coding sequence ATGAAAAACCAAAGTTTTGTAACCGAGTTTGTCCTCCTGGGACTTTCACAGAATCCAGACATTCAAataatattattcattatatttatgtTGATCTATATTACAACTGTCAGTGGCAACTTGTTAATTGTGGTGACTATCCTCAGTAGTCCAACACTTCTGGGCTCCCCAATGTACTTCTTCCTGGCCTTTCTGTCCATCCTGGATGTGTGCATCTTATCGGTCATTGCTCCAACTATGATTGGTGCCTGTCTCACTGAAAAGAAAACTATCTCTTTTGTAGGTTGTTTGACCCAACTTTATGTTGGACATTTATTTGGTGGGGTAGAATTGATCATTCTTACAGCCATGGCCTATGATAGGTATGTGGCCATCTGTAAGCCATTGCACTATTCTTCTATCATGAACTCAAGGCTTTGTGGCATTTTGGTGGGAGTAGCCTGGACAGGAGGCTTTCTACATTCCACTGTACAAATTGCCTTTACTTCCCAGCTCCCCTTCTGTGGTCCCAATATCATTGATCACTTTGTATGTGACTTATACCCATTGCTGAAGCTTGCCTGCACTAATACTtacatttttggcttttttgtcgTGGCTAATAGTGGCTTTATGTGCATCCTGATTTTTTCCTTGCTACTTGTGTCTTATATTGTCATCTTGCACTCTCTGAAGAACCATAGTTCTGAAGGACAGAGAAAAGCCCTCTCCACCTGTGGATCTCACTTTGCTGTTGTGGTTTTGTTCTTTGTCCCATGTATATTTGAGTATGCACGACCTCCAACTGCTTTCTCTTTTGACAAAATGGTAGCAGTATTCTATACTGTATTCCCACCTTTCTTCAATCCTTTGATTTACACTTTCaggaacaaagaagtaaaaagtgCCATTTGGAAATTGTGGAATAGATTAATGGTCATCCTTGATTACAAAAAGCTAATTAAATAG